The Dehalogenimonas lykanthroporepellens BL-DC-9 genome includes a window with the following:
- a CDS encoding phage head morphogenesis protein, SPP1 gp7 family (KEGG: sfu:Sfum_3803 SPP1 family phage head morphogenesis protein~TIGRFAM: phage head morphogenesis protein, SPP1 gp7 family~PFAM: putative head morphogenesis protein SPP1 gp7), giving the protein MPSELKQRIQAATLKSLTARNRYNDQVTAQLTQALKQAEDEVARAILQYRSLGSLPDNKLAALKGLEKLQLELDDTMKRLKREQTLVFRKTTKDSFKLGIQQGIGELADAALPFYADLKPEGIDKLATKVFTIVDTNALDFMAQYNLTLAGDVHRELADGIKRVIMQAIVEGKGTDDMVRDLGKVVIYKESFKQAGTKVFSKAQYRMEMIARTEVLRAHNMGRKKFYTQVGVEKLEWMTMSDERTCPVCGPLDGKVFPSDKFPQQPAHPFCRCTNLPVIEQEELRSI; this is encoded by the coding sequence ATGCCGTCGGAGCTCAAGCAGCGCATCCAGGCGGCCACCCTGAAGAGCCTGACGGCCCGCAACCGCTACAACGACCAGGTCACGGCCCAGCTCACCCAGGCGCTGAAACAGGCCGAAGACGAGGTCGCCCGCGCCATACTCCAGTACCGCTCCCTCGGCTCCCTGCCGGACAACAAGCTCGCCGCCCTCAAGGGGCTGGAAAAGCTCCAGCTCGAACTCGACGACACCATGAAGCGGCTCAAGCGGGAGCAGACCCTGGTCTTTCGCAAGACGACCAAGGACTCCTTCAAGCTCGGTATCCAGCAGGGAATCGGAGAACTCGCCGATGCGGCGCTGCCGTTCTACGCCGACCTCAAACCCGAAGGCATCGACAAGCTGGCCACTAAGGTGTTCACCATCGTCGACACCAATGCCCTCGACTTCATGGCGCAGTACAACCTCACACTCGCCGGAGACGTTCACCGCGAACTCGCAGACGGCATCAAGCGGGTCATCATGCAGGCCATCGTCGAGGGAAAAGGAACCGACGACATGGTCCGGGATCTAGGAAAGGTGGTGATATACAAGGAATCGTTCAAACAGGCGGGGACAAAGGTGTTCAGCAAGGCTCAGTACCGCATGGAGATGATCGCCCGCACCGAGGTCCTCCGCGCTCACAACATGGGACGAAAAAAGTTCTATACGCAGGTAGGAGTCGAAAAGTTGGAATGGATGACAATGAGCGATGAACGGACTTGTCCGGTCTGCGGCCCGCTTGATGGAAAAGTCTTTCCCAGCGACAAATTTCCCCAACAACCCGCTCATCCCTTTTGCCGATGCACCAACCTTCCAGTAATCGAACAAGAGGAGTTACGAAGCATTTAA
- a CDS encoding conserved hypothetical protein (KEGG: dde:Dde_1908 hypothetical protein) translates to MESTAHQDEQPESLDTTGFVIAPLAAAAALDSAAFSKVNAAEAIPATWEERARKAWEYYVEEPLVKNCVNSWRTFAVGDEIKITSDDETLKEQALEAAWRLNITQFIKDMVLQLLVKGDAIGFKRFTKSGQDIEELVCVNPVSVKVKYAQGELIEARQFPEDTPGGGESIPLPVEQVVHLKWDAPAFSPRGNSLVLPAFQAIELLRDYRRAEQAIAKRWATPFRLLKVGGAFGQKMVMPDQRMLEQVRDMVNKMDMKSGLVVPFYVNVETHGTDGQVLNVEDKVKEVKEDIVVALGLSRSLVTGDGPNFATASVSMQKMMVMIREIKQAARKLLDWVFDDWMELNGHGEKSIQFIFNDLDPSDAVDFKKLLIELYDRKLISRSSLQLKMDLDPDIEAANRETERKQIDLMDEKQVKPVVDMVVSGILSVPRARKMLGIPAEDDEPTAEAALVWSGDLESTGDAAVCDECSHFIADTNHCRVHNSERTFDAPACRFIDRREPR, encoded by the coding sequence GTGGAAAGCACCGCCCATCAGGACGAACAACCCGAAAGCCTGGACACCACCGGCTTTGTCATCGCGCCGCTGGCCGCAGCGGCCGCGCTCGACTCGGCCGCCTTCAGCAAGGTCAACGCCGCAGAAGCAATTCCGGCCACCTGGGAAGAACGCGCCCGTAAGGCCTGGGAATACTACGTCGAGGAGCCGCTGGTGAAGAATTGCGTCAACTCCTGGCGCACATTCGCCGTGGGCGACGAGATCAAAATCACCAGCGATGACGAGACCCTCAAGGAGCAGGCTCTGGAGGCCGCCTGGCGGTTGAACATCACGCAATTTATCAAGGACATGGTTCTTCAGCTCCTGGTGAAAGGCGACGCCATCGGCTTCAAGCGATTCACCAAGTCCGGCCAGGACATCGAGGAGCTGGTCTGCGTCAATCCGGTCTCGGTCAAGGTCAAATACGCCCAGGGCGAACTGATCGAGGCCCGGCAGTTTCCCGAGGACACACCCGGCGGCGGGGAATCCATTCCGCTGCCCGTCGAGCAGGTGGTCCACCTCAAATGGGACGCACCGGCCTTCTCGCCCCGGGGCAACTCCCTCGTGCTTCCCGCCTTTCAGGCCATCGAACTGCTGCGCGACTACCGCCGGGCCGAACAGGCCATCGCCAAGCGCTGGGCCACGCCGTTCCGCCTGCTCAAGGTTGGCGGCGCGTTCGGCCAGAAGATGGTGATGCCGGACCAGCGGATGCTCGAACAGGTCCGCGACATGGTCAACAAGATGGACATGAAAAGCGGCCTGGTGGTCCCGTTCTACGTCAACGTCGAAACCCACGGCACCGATGGCCAAGTCCTCAACGTCGAGGACAAGGTCAAGGAGGTGAAGGAAGACATCGTGGTGGCCCTGGGGCTGTCACGCTCGCTGGTGACCGGCGACGGCCCGAATTTCGCCACCGCCTCGGTGAGCATGCAGAAGATGATGGTCATGATCCGCGAGATCAAACAGGCCGCACGCAAGCTCCTCGACTGGGTGTTCGACGACTGGATGGAGCTGAACGGCCACGGCGAAAAGAGCATCCAGTTCATCTTCAACGACCTCGACCCCAGCGACGCGGTCGATTTCAAGAAACTCCTCATCGAACTCTACGACCGCAAGCTCATCAGCCGCTCCAGCCTTCAGCTCAAGATGGACCTGGACCCGGACATCGAGGCCGCCAACCGCGAGACCGAACGCAAGCAGATCGACCTGATGGACGAGAAGCAGGTGAAGCCGGTGGTCGACATGGTCGTCTCCGGGATTCTCAGCGTGCCTCGCGCCCGGAAGATGCTCGGGATTCCGGCCGAAGACGATGAACCCACGGCGGAGGCGGCATTGGTCTGGTCGGGCGACCTGGAGTCCACCGGCGATGCGGCCGTGTGCGACGAGTGCAGCCATTTCATTGCTGACACCAACCACTGCCGGGTCCACAACAGCGAGCGCACCTTCGACGCCCCGGCCTGTCGCTTCATCGACCGCCGGGAGCCCCGCTGA
- a CDS encoding conserved hypothetical protein (KEGG: dde:Dde_0917 hypothetical protein), protein MAVTDKERKLAATLSDPVLWGQAYLYNRDGSGRDYWPHQVEDLRCPAKNIIHLDGRDVGKSIVLSTDALHYAFTTRGGQGLIAAPHQGHLDTIIEEIEFQLDSNPDLMNSIALTKYGKPKIHRKPYFRLEFTNGSVLYFRPAGAYGDAFRSLHVGRVWVDEGAWLTERAWKALRQCLKAGGTLRIYSTPNGLRDTTYYRLTSSEQFHVFRWPSWLNPLWTEDREAELLEFYGGRDSSGWQHEVAGEHGKPSYGAFNVEQFNLCRQDLLEYQKIVITDSELRDCDTEEAAHDRLEMLLNLTPRSGQFWVGGDLGYTNDPTEIVVFQEMEIGERTLLKMILRVHLEHVSYPHIAQIIALLERYYTPAGIGVDNGGNGLAVVQELLTLDKYKGLELEGRLKGYDFGGMTRLAVRDGKEIKKRTKELMTSLINGALQRKQVIFPSDDLEVEDQFTTHTYTLRDGKIIYSKGNDHIIDAVRCTMLIREEGNLDPVGEEVVSLKPVLTNPVFI, encoded by the coding sequence ATGGCGGTAACCGACAAGGAGCGCAAACTCGCGGCGACCCTGAGCGATCCCGTATTGTGGGGGCAAGCCTACCTCTACAACCGGGATGGCTCAGGCCGCGACTACTGGCCGCACCAGGTGGAGGACCTGCGTTGCCCGGCCAAGAACATCATCCACCTCGACGGCCGGGACGTGGGCAAGTCCATCGTGCTCTCGACCGACGCGCTCCATTACGCCTTCACCACCCGAGGCGGCCAGGGCCTCATCGCTGCTCCGCACCAGGGGCACCTCGACACCATCATCGAGGAGATCGAGTTCCAGCTCGACAGCAACCCGGATCTGATGAACAGCATCGCCCTGACCAAGTACGGCAAGCCCAAGATCCACCGCAAACCCTACTTCCGGCTGGAGTTCACCAACGGTTCGGTGCTCTATTTCCGCCCGGCCGGGGCCTATGGTGACGCCTTCCGGTCCCTGCATGTTGGCCGTGTCTGGGTCGATGAAGGAGCCTGGCTGACCGAACGGGCCTGGAAGGCGCTGCGCCAGTGCCTCAAGGCCGGGGGGACGCTACGCATCTACTCCACGCCCAACGGCCTGCGCGACACCACCTATTATCGGCTCACCTCGTCGGAGCAGTTCCATGTGTTCCGCTGGCCGTCCTGGCTCAACCCTCTGTGGACCGAAGACCGCGAAGCCGAACTGCTGGAGTTCTACGGCGGCCGTGACAGCTCCGGTTGGCAGCACGAGGTGGCCGGTGAACACGGCAAGCCTTCCTATGGGGCCTTCAATGTCGAACAGTTCAACCTCTGTCGGCAGGATCTGCTGGAGTACCAGAAGATCGTCATCACCGATTCCGAGCTGCGCGACTGCGACACCGAGGAAGCGGCCCATGACCGTCTGGAGATGCTGCTCAATCTCACGCCCCGCAGCGGTCAGTTCTGGGTCGGTGGCGACCTGGGCTACACCAACGATCCCACCGAGATTGTCGTATTCCAGGAGATGGAGATCGGCGAGCGAACGCTGCTGAAGATGATCCTGCGCGTTCATCTCGAACACGTTTCCTATCCGCACATCGCCCAGATCATCGCGCTGCTGGAGCGCTACTACACCCCGGCGGGCATCGGCGTGGACAACGGCGGCAACGGCCTGGCCGTGGTCCAGGAGCTGCTCACCCTGGACAAGTACAAGGGGCTGGAGCTGGAAGGCAGGCTCAAGGGATACGACTTCGGCGGCATGACCCGGCTGGCGGTCCGCGACGGCAAGGAAATCAAGAAACGGACCAAGGAGCTGATGACCAGCCTCATCAACGGAGCCCTACAGCGTAAGCAGGTCATTTTCCCCTCGGACGACCTGGAGGTGGAAGACCAGTTCACCACCCACACCTACACCCTGCGGGACGGCAAGATCATCTATTCCAAGGGCAACGATCACATCATCGACGCGGTGCGCTGCACCATGCTGATCCGGGAAGAAGGTAACCTCGACCCGGTCGGCGAAGAGGTGGTTTCGCTCAAACCCGTGCTCACCAATCCGGTCTTCATCTGA
- a CDS encoding conserved hypothetical protein (KEGG: sfu:Sfum_3800 hypothetical protein) translates to MKEILQENSDAVRQAGEALVEIGTELAAGRIENALGRLEAAQQQYRAWAELDQAIIDIQEAIHDRKNTLAVQQILTELVGTILGNALRTGMH, encoded by the coding sequence ATGAAAGAGATCCTTCAGGAAAACAGCGATGCCGTCCGCCAGGCCGGTGAGGCCCTGGTTGAAATCGGCACCGAACTGGCGGCGGGACGGATCGAGAACGCTCTCGGCCGTCTGGAAGCGGCCCAGCAGCAGTACCGGGCCTGGGCAGAGTTGGACCAAGCCATCATCGACATTCAGGAAGCTATCCACGACCGGAAGAACACCCTGGCCGTGCAGCAGATCCTGACGGAACTGGTGGGCACCATCCTCGGCAACGCCTTGAGGACGGGAATGCACTGA
- a CDS encoding conserved hypothetical protein (KEGG: sfu:Sfum_3799 hypothetical protein) — translation MLKKTLEWTIPLALAGIMTGCATYRPPAQIQSAVATVNRHTPEYVTEANKALREVGHPDAERLTGVGLRLQTAVDALDQWANGSNQEEGQ, via the coding sequence ATGTTGAAGAAGACACTCGAATGGACCATCCCACTGGCCCTGGCCGGAATCATGACCGGCTGCGCCACCTACCGGCCTCCGGCCCAGATCCAGTCGGCGGTGGCCACCGTCAACCGCCACACGCCCGAGTACGTGACCGAGGCCAACAAGGCCCTGCGCGAGGTCGGCCACCCGGACGCCGAGCGCCTGACCGGAGTCGGTCTGCGCCTGCAGACCGCCGTGGACGCCCTTGACCAGTGGGCCAACGGCTCGAACCAGGAGGAAGGCCAATGA
- a CDS encoding conserved hypothetical protein (KEGG: sfu:Sfum_3798 hypothetical protein) has product MTYDRNRQQALKAYREKQENIARLIEGIRGKLEADAKQPDITWASVGSLGHVEELLRELDEFLS; this is encoded by the coding sequence ATGACCTACGACAGAAACCGCCAGCAGGCACTCAAGGCGTACCGAGAAAAGCAGGAGAACATCGCCCGGCTGATCGAGGGCATTCGCGGCAAGCTCGAAGCGGACGCGAAGCAGCCGGACATCACCTGGGCGAGCGTCGGCTCCCTCGGTCACGTCGAGGAACTGCTGCGGGAGCTGGACGAGTTCCTGTCCTGA
- a CDS encoding conserved hypothetical protein (KEGG: sfu:Sfum_3797 hypothetical protein), producing MTECTVHQAAEAFIGYLRESGKKERTLYTYRKDLDVVESFFGADRQLAEIRLPQVGKFYKSDLLLKLPDGKERAERTIAKTVRVFRMMMVWARESGRIEELPLPKSTPMGHSRVKESSDEQPNG from the coding sequence ATGACCGAATGCACCGTGCATCAAGCCGCCGAGGCTTTCATCGGCTACCTGCGGGAATCCGGAAAGAAAGAGCGGACCCTTTACACCTACCGGAAGGACCTCGACGTGGTTGAGTCCTTCTTCGGCGCGGATCGCCAGCTCGCCGAGATCCGGCTTCCCCAGGTCGGCAAGTTCTACAAGTCCGACCTGCTGCTCAAACTCCCTGACGGCAAGGAGCGGGCCGAGCGCACCATTGCCAAGACCGTCCGGGTGTTCCGCATGATGATGGTCTGGGCCAGGGAGTCGGGGCGCATCGAGGAGCTGCCGCTGCCCAAGAGCACGCCCATGGGCCACAGCCGGGTGAAGGAGTCCAGCGATGAGCAACCGAATGGCTGA
- a CDS encoding integrase family protein (PFAM: integrase family protein; integrase domain protein SAM domain protein~KEGG: dde:Dde_0912 integrase/recombinase), whose protein sequence is MSNRMADLDLTGATEAFCARLSAEGRSPATISAYRRDLALVARVAGELTPGIVCRAVTAGLLDQVFSAGAVIESVRGPRSAASLHRMKAAVRAFFAWASEAGVVDDNPARSIRMHRLPRKLPVFLTAAEKKRLLKELKGRTDFFALRDRAMIEVLLGTGIRLGELAALDMDDIDLDAKHLRVRAKGNVPQVNFIKTDLRTLLRRYLAERRRHGRPEMEALFLSNRDGRLCQRQIANRLAHWLRKAGIEKELTPHGLRHTFATHLYGATNDLLVVQRALGHRDVSTTQIYTHLVDGQLEEALERL, encoded by the coding sequence ATGAGCAACCGAATGGCTGACCTCGACCTGACGGGCGCAACGGAGGCGTTCTGTGCCCGCCTGTCGGCCGAAGGACGCTCCCCTGCGACCATATCCGCATACCGCCGGGACCTCGCCCTGGTGGCCCGCGTGGCCGGGGAGCTGACCCCGGGCATCGTCTGCCGGGCGGTCACGGCCGGGCTCCTCGACCAGGTGTTCTCCGCCGGGGCGGTCATCGAGAGTGTGCGAGGCCCACGCTCGGCGGCCTCGCTCCATCGGATGAAGGCGGCGGTGCGGGCCTTTTTCGCCTGGGCGTCCGAGGCTGGCGTGGTCGATGACAATCCGGCCCGGTCCATCCGCATGCATCGGCTGCCGAGAAAGCTGCCGGTGTTCCTGACCGCCGCCGAAAAGAAACGCCTGCTCAAGGAGCTCAAGGGGCGGACCGACTTCTTCGCGCTGCGCGACCGCGCCATGATCGAGGTGCTTCTGGGTACCGGGATCAGGCTTGGCGAGCTGGCCGCGCTCGACATGGATGACATCGACCTCGACGCCAAGCATCTGCGGGTGCGGGCCAAGGGGAATGTGCCGCAGGTCAATTTCATCAAGACCGACCTCCGCACATTGCTGCGCCGTTACCTGGCCGAGCGCCGTCGACACGGCCGCCCGGAAATGGAAGCCTTGTTCCTGTCGAACCGGGACGGCAGACTCTGCCAGCGGCAGATTGCCAACCGGCTCGCCCATTGGCTGCGGAAAGCCGGGATCGAAAAGGAACTGACGCCGCACGGGCTGCGGCATACCTTCGCCACCCACCTCTACGGCGCGACAAATGACCTGCTCGTGGTGCAGCGGGCCTTGGGGCACCGGGACGTTTCCACCACCCAGATCTACACCCACCTCGTGGACGGCCAGCTCGAGGAAGCCCTCGAACGACTCTGA
- a CDS encoding conserved hypothetical protein (KEGG: sfu:Sfum_3795 hypothetical protein) produces the protein MALNKPDKETLDRWHRNEGKTEPPRRGPGAPEGNQNRLRHGIFADRCLTPEEKVMFDAIIDRLNQDFEFNKSSDFLQVELVGVYSVKLVRAQIEGNTDAAEKLDRMIRCHMKDLKTTKIAREGEEPKGPQTSPAEWAAALLEKVAEAANTPGAKPSGRKKHGKNCG, from the coding sequence GTGGCACTGAACAAACCGGACAAAGAGACGCTGGACCGCTGGCACCGCAACGAGGGCAAGACCGAACCGCCCCGGCGCGGGCCTGGTGCGCCCGAGGGCAACCAGAACCGGCTGCGTCACGGCATCTTCGCCGACCGCTGTCTGACGCCGGAAGAAAAGGTCATGTTCGACGCGATCATCGACCGCCTCAACCAGGACTTCGAGTTCAACAAGTCCAGCGACTTCCTGCAAGTGGAGCTGGTGGGCGTCTACTCGGTCAAGCTGGTCCGCGCCCAGATCGAGGGGAACACCGACGCCGCCGAAAAGCTCGACCGGATGATCCGCTGCCACATGAAGGATCTCAAGACCACCAAGATTGCTCGCGAGGGTGAGGAGCCGAAAGGCCCGCAGACCTCTCCGGCGGAATGGGCGGCGGCACTGCTTGAGAAGGTGGCCGAGGCTGCCAACACCCCGGGCGCGAAACCCTCCGGCCGCAAGAAACACGGAAAGAATTGCGGATAA
- a CDS encoding conserved hypothetical protein (KEGG: dde:Dde_1916 hypothetical protein): MKKKKRYANAKDVLPEELFEQVQKHYTGILWVPAPSRFYQERRDLVLALHLQGISSQEISNLAGVTTRRVNQIIAAERKQDRDRQLAAASGK; the protein is encoded by the coding sequence GTGAAGAAAAAGAAACGCTACGCCAATGCCAAGGATGTCCTGCCCGAGGAACTCTTCGAGCAGGTCCAGAAGCACTACACCGGGATTCTCTGGGTCCCGGCACCGAGCCGCTTTTACCAGGAGCGCCGCGACCTGGTGCTTGCCCTTCATCTGCAGGGGATCAGCAGCCAGGAGATCTCAAACCTCGCCGGAGTGACCACCCGCCGGGTCAACCAGATCATCGCCGCCGAACGAAAACAGGACCGGGACCGACAGTTGGCCGCCGCTTCCGGTAAGTAA
- a CDS encoding conserved hypothetical protein (KEGG: sfu:Sfum_3793 hypothetical protein) gives MSLLKTMIKHTAVGQDASAGCETPSLPPQPPQPAIYVSTGLDVHEIEDARDWPEDKEVNGTLCRRLSPEYFAWLRSRMVTAQAAHKAGKLPVDAWNTLRQRFNALQELAIREFGKERLQEVLQSFSQKNYRPPALRPEPQEKPVEVPKKDWIYPGNQAWKCKQPVTSQAVAKVDVISEEAMAKGWSEARLYQNQGRFRFPCGEDYGLVCFVDGDQEIGEVTERFIEIIHGPKSGRPSTLRFYNPDVPQPWMKKVED, from the coding sequence ATGAGCCTTCTGAAAACCATGATCAAGCACACCGCCGTAGGGCAGGACGCCTCGGCCGGATGTGAAACCCCATCATTACCACCGCAACCACCGCAGCCCGCCATCTATGTCTCCACCGGGCTCGACGTTCACGAGATCGAGGACGCCCGCGACTGGCCTGAAGACAAGGAGGTCAACGGCACGCTGTGTCGCCGTCTGTCGCCTGAATACTTTGCCTGGCTACGTTCCCGCATGGTCACCGCCCAAGCCGCGCACAAGGCCGGAAAGCTCCCCGTGGATGCCTGGAACACCCTACGGCAGCGATTCAACGCCCTGCAGGAGCTGGCCATCCGGGAGTTCGGCAAGGAACGCCTTCAAGAGGTCCTGCAGTCCTTTTCCCAGAAGAACTATCGGCCACCCGCGCTTCGTCCCGAGCCCCAGGAGAAACCCGTCGAAGTTCCCAAAAAGGACTGGATTTATCCCGGGAACCAAGCTTGGAAATGTAAGCAGCCGGTGACTTCCCAGGCTGTCGCCAAGGTCGACGTCATCAGTGAGGAGGCCATGGCCAAGGGTTGGTCCGAGGCACGCCTCTATCAGAACCAGGGCCGGTTCCGGTTTCCCTGCGGCGAGGACTACGGCCTGGTCTGCTTCGTCGATGGCGATCAGGAGATTGGCGAGGTCACCGAGCGTTTTATCGAAATTATCCACGGGCCGAAGTCCGGGCGTCCCAGCACGCTGCGGTTCTACAACCCGGACGTGCCGCAGCCGTGGATGAAGAAAGTGGAGGATTGA